Within the Microvirga ossetica genome, the region GGACCCTCGAAAAGCTGCAGGGTTTCTGCCAGGTGCTCGAAGAGGCCGTTGAGATCGCGAACAAGGATCTGGAGAGGCTGATCCTCGCTCAACAGCTCATGAACCGTGTGGCCGATAAATGCCGCAGCAATTCCAGTCTGCCTGGGCTCGTGAACCTATTCCTGTCGCGCCCTCTGGTGACGGTGCCGCTGGGCGCGAAACTGCTCAAAGTGACACCCAAGGCTGTGGACCTGATGCTCCTGCAGTTGGGCGGTGCGTTGCCAAGAGAGTTGACCGGCCGACGCC harbors:
- a CDS encoding helix-turn-helix domain-containing protein, producing MQLIMAASILRARGLTSHLLPLAAGFKQSKFRPQGREGTLEKLQGFCQVLEEAVEIANKDLERLILAQQLMNRVADKCRSNSSLPGLVNLFLSRPLVTVPLGAKLLKVTPKAVDLMLLQLGGALPRELTGRRRYRAWGIV